The Tamandua tetradactyla isolate mTamTet1 chromosome 5, mTamTet1.pri, whole genome shotgun sequence genome window below encodes:
- the LOC143684182 gene encoding anomalous homeobox protein-like, with amino-acid sequence MGLRCPVTALSLWLSPEVCRHPPPPSLCPEGLKNRNFPREVRQKLQDFALGVGSSPNKDQRENLALETSLTLEQVCNWFSNYRRRQRSLPLSLEQALRGPRTVRRSPW; translated from the exons ATGGGGTTGAGGTGCCCTGTTACAGCCCTAAGCCTTTGGCTCTCACCTGAGGTTTGCAG GCACCCTCCACCCCCTTCGCTCTGCCCAGAGGGTCTGAAGAACCGGAACTTCCCTAGAGAGGTTCGCCAGAAGCTGCAGGATTTCGCCTTGGGCGTGGGCAGCAGCCCCAACAAGGACCAAAGG GAGAACCTGGCATTGGAAACAAGCTTGACTCTCGAGCAGGTCTGCAACTGGTTTTCCAATTACCGGCGGCGCCAAAGATCCCTCCCCCTGAGCTTGGAGCAAGCCCTACGAGGACCGAGGACCGTCAGGCGATCCCCATGGTGA